A stretch of DNA from Tachysurus vachellii isolate PV-2020 chromosome 4, HZAU_Pvac_v1, whole genome shotgun sequence:
ggcagatCCATCTTCAACAACCAACATGTTGTCTATTCTACACTACATTATTCTGCATAAATCATTCTCTCTTATACACTGTCATCTTCATTAGATGTTTGACTCCATGTACTTCCACTAGCACACTTGAAATGTTAAAGTATTAGAAGGTGCTGTTCATAGATACAACACACCAATTATGCTCACTGAACTTGCTGTGATTATGTGATTGCccatgatatactgtataacacagaACATtgccaaaacaataaaacaatggtTTTATTTAAGTGCAGATGATCCTTAagactttatttttacaataacaataatatatatatatatatatatatatatatatatatatatatatatatataaaatataatatatatgtgtgtgtgtgtgtgtgtgtgcgtgtgtgcgtgtgtgtgtgcgtgtgtgtcaaaAACAGCAAAATCATTCTTATTTGATTCAATGACGCTAAATACTTTTTTCGCACATTGTGATAGTATGTACTGTGTCCACTGAGGTCTTACAGTATGTCTATgagcacatagacacacatagtgtgaaaaaattatattttaacaaGTTAAGCAcagttttttaataaacaaggtCTATTTTACTaaagcacgttcgcctcacacctccagggttgggggttcgattcccgcctccgccttgtgtgtgtggagtttgcatgttctccccgtgcctcgggggtttcctccgggtactccggtttccttccctctgtccaaagacatgcatagtaggttgattggcatctctggaaaattgtccgtagtgtgtgattgcgtgagtgaatgagagtgtgtgtgtgtgccctgcgatgtgttggcactccgtccagggtgtatcctgccttgatgcctgatgatgcctgagataggcacaggctccccgtgacccgaggtagttcggataagcggtagaaaatgaatgaatgaatgaaactagCGAGTGTAAAAGCCACTGTTATGTCACGAGCACATTAGTATTCCAGTGTAATTTAATAGTGACTATGTTAAAACACAAACTATTCAGAAGGCAGGTTCTTTACCACTAAGCCTCCTAGTCACTATTACAGTATGTATGAACTGCTGTCATTCCATCAGGACACATTGGGAATTTCACTGACATGAAAAAGTAAACTTGTCTCCTACTTCACAGATATCATGACCGAACTACAAATCTGACACAAAAAGTCTCTTTGCTTTTatgtgagagttttatttgtgtttcctAATGAGAGAAATTACTTACAGGGCTATATTCTTTACACGAAATGTCTATCTATTTGTGGGAAATATAATTGCAATATTCCACACTAGACATGGTTTCTGTTGATAAGCCAGCCCTAGAAGCCTCATGGCAGATAACAGAATGCCTCCTGAATCTTAAATGGCTCCATGTGGATGCACTGTGATTTATAACACAACACTTTCCAAAGACCTAAATGAGCCTGGTAAAATTCAATACTgtgtccaaaaataaaaatcaatagcaTCCTCTTCAAAATTAGCATAAAGCCATTGAAGTTACATGTTTGTGGAAATGCTCAGGAGAAGATCTGATCTCAAATCCAAAGTAGGTTCATCATAATGAAATATGCATTTGTCCTCCTCATTATTCTGTAGCACCAAAAGTAAAAAGTGGAGTGAAGAAGCATTGCTGCTGGTCTACTAATGAGAGAAATACTTGCAGTGTTCTGTGAGCTTGGGTGTGTTTCGAGTCTCAGTGGAGAGAGGTACAAAAATACCCCACACAGTTGATGGCTAGACATGCCAGAGTCAAATGTTTATAACAACAGGGAAGTGAGTGTCATGGCTTCACCTAGCAAAAGCTACTTAAATGAATAAGCCTTCAGAGAACATCCAGAGAGCCATTtctatgttttacatttttccataaattatttttaaaagttaaaataacttgaatctgtataaatacatttaggCTTTAAGTAGATTAAGAAAAAGATCTCATGCAACAAAAGAATCTTTAGAATCTTTATAGAAGTAAAATCTTTACCCGATTGTTTTCTACCAGTTTTACCAGTTAAAGTGTGggaatgcaaaaaaatatttagtatcTGGGTGATTGGGGACTATAGTGAGCTTGTCTTGTCCAGCAAATACTGaatgactctgtgctctgaccacaacctccaaagttgggatatgtaaagaaagaatttcactgcgctgtaatgtatatgtgactaAAATAAATACTTCTATTTCGAGCAGCTGGTAAGTTTTTTCTCACTTCCTATATACTGCCTTTCTTACCAGATCTGCAAGAAACTCAGAATGGAGAAGAGCAGGCCAGCCAACAGTGCTACAGGCACATCCAGCATCAAGGTAATGAAGTGGTATAGATAAAGCCTGGATACTTCGAATAGAGCAAGACTCCACAGGCACACCTTATCAAAGCTGTGCACTGATGCAGACTCTGCAGTCACATACTCAAAGGTCACCTAAGAGGATACACAATGCTGTGAGCCTCACTTTCTTGTCATCACTTAGAAAAACCCATCAAACAGTAAAGGATACCAAGCAGTACAAGATCAGGATAACAAcctttgctatttttttttttaactaggcAACTGTGACACTCTTGACACTCTTGTTTGTGCCCCTCAATATAAATAAGTACCTTATAAATATGgtcttcatttcatttcatttcatttcattaatccTAATATTTAGGGCATGTCAATCATTATACTAAGGTAATTTTCTTCAGCTTGTGGTTTGTAATACCGTCTTATTTAGTATTCCTTGCAGCGGCACAAGTTGGAGTCAAATGCCCTTCCTAATGAATTGACATTAACCATTAATGAAAGTGCTTTTGCTGTATAATGAAAATTGAACACCTGTGTACCTTAGAGACTTATCGTAAAAGACTGAATTTGTTCGTTGTTACGTTAATACCTGATGTGCATCAGAGAAGGACATTTGATTCAAATTAAACATAGTCTGCTATCAAACAGAGGTTAAGTAAGATTAACAACACAATTTATCTAGGACATAATAGTTTAAACCCTGGGGAGTCATGCAAAGCCATTATATAACTGAAGAGGGCAGTATAGTACCATACCCGTAACCATACTCTTTCTGTTAGGCAATACATTTCTATGCCTTGTTATTATACATCACTGGTTTTCtgaatgtgatgtgatatgatcCATTCATCCAGGCTACTCGTGTCCAAGCTGATGGCCTTTAAATTTCAAACAAGAACAATCATTTTCAGGATGTCCTGTTCTGCCTGTAGATTATAGGTAAATTATTAcctataataattattataggTAGATTATAGGTAGATTATAGGTGCAAGGGCAATGTATATGTTACCTTACAGAAGTCAGAAATTCCTTTAGGATTGCTATCTGTAATGAGTAACTTCTTGCTTTTGTGAGTAGAAATCCGTTTTTTCTTAGTTCCTTGTTTGCTCCTCCACAGATATTcacaaaatatctttaaaataaaccacatGATGATCCACACAAGAAATTTTCACTTGTTCATTGATGTCCTAATAAACAAAccttgtgtttattaatgtagtTCCTGTCCCTATCACTAATATGTTCCAGCTATGATTTGTCTCTGTGGATTCACTCTGGTAATATTGCTAATAGAATAAGGAGACTTCAACCCTGAGGAAGATGTTAGGCCATTAGCACAAACATGAGACCATTACTGCACTTTCTCTTTACTGAAGAGATGAATCCACATGATGTTCATCAAAAGTGACGGGATGGAATTCAGCAACatggacagaaaaacagagatttcTTTTGCCTTTTATAAACAAGCAtgtcgtatgtgtgtgtgtgtgtgtgtgtgtgtgtgtgtgtgtgtgtgtgtgtgtgtgtgaaacataaTAATTCAAGTTCTAATTGTATGTTTTTCACAccttctttcattcattcatcttctaccgcttatccgaactacctcgggtcacggggagcctgtgcctatctcaggcgtcatcgggcatcaaggcaggatacaccctggacggagtgccaacccatcgcagggcgcacacacacacacacacacactcattcactaacgcaatcacacactagggacaattttccaaagatgccaatcaacctaccatgcatgtctttggaccgggggaggaaaccggaatacccggaggaaaaccccgaggcacggggagaacatgcaaactccacacacacacaaggtggaggtgggaatcaaaccccgaccctggaggtgtgaggcgaacgtgctaaccactaagccactgtgcccccccacACCTTCTTGAAGACATTAAATGATTTATGATCCATGTATTCTGCGTTTTGTGCATTAAGCAATTTATTCCCATCTCttttcctttccccttcagttAAAGTGATCCATGGGCTATcaggtgtatgtgtttgtggctCTATAGCACTCCCTGTTGGCAAGACAGAACTAACTGAcatgaacttttttaaaaatactagCAGTCTGGGGAAAAAACCTATAAAATGGAAAGGGGTTTTGGGGTATTAGTGAAATTCAGAATTACTAAAACTAATCTCTGGGTAGATGAGACATTTTCATCCCAACATAAATAGCAGGCTGATCAAAGAAAGCTGTTCCATGTGGGACTTTTTAGATATTAATTCAAAATAATGCCAAAATGTCAAATGCATCATCATTCATTTTGTAtgtactatttttatttctttgagaTTCTTAAATTCTGTAGTAATTTTGGGTGGAATACTTGCTTTTactcttcagtaactgctttacgctggtcagggtcacagtggatctGAAGCCTCTCCTTTGAATCCTGGCCACAAGGATGCTCTGTTTGTGTTAATATATTATCTTGATTTCTGGCTAGACTTTTTTCGTGTCTCTATTGTAGTCTGCTGATTctgatcttttatttatttcagatgttCCTGAATTTCTGTTGGATTTACAATGATCTGCTTTAAGTCAATCCTTTCCACCACATGCATCCTGGACTCCATGAAAtcctcatttaaaaatgttgaaggcaaaaaaatagtttttgtaACTTTAAGTTCCAGATAGATCCAAATAAATATTCCCTTTTTTTCAAATTTGGTATTGCCTATTGCCTTGAATTTGCCTCAAGTTGAAGAAGTAGAGTAGTTGTTCATTCTAACAGTAAACCTAATCGTAATTAACTCAACATCAGTATTAGGATTGTATAATTTCAGACATATTAAAAAAGGGTCTGTTGTTTACAAGATTCAGTACAATTGTACAATTAAGTGGAGGACCACCTAGGGCAAGTTCTTTCCAAAACAAGTCCTCAAAATGTTGTTATTGCTCCCTCTTGAGGATGATGTGCTGCTGAATCTAGCTGAGGATGATACTTGCACAAAACCCCTGTTTCTCTACATGTACTGTACCAGTACCCGGTCAATGAGatccaaatatatttttaggAATAGGAATCAGAGAAGTACTGACCTTTATCAAATTAGGAAGAGTCTCTGATATACTGACACTACTTAATACCAATAAATCACAGAGTACATAGTACAGTCTAtttgtactatactataatgaGGGTCAGTCTATTAATACTGTACCCTAGAGCATGTGtgaattattcataaacaaagATACGATATCATATCACATATCCTGTTACTGTACTCTACtgaaaaagataattaattaaAGTAGCATTGCTGTTTATTATTGAAGATATGAATTATTCAAGGTCAGATACAGATCCTGACTGTGGGCAAAAGTCATTTAAATTCACTACAGCACACCTGAGTGAGATTCAGAGACTCCAGTGTCACTCGTGAGTGCATTATAGACCATACTGCAAGTCAGAGGGTTTAATTTAAAGAAGGCACATTTTGGTCTGCATTCAAGAATACATGGCAGTCACAGTGGACTTTGGATTTCACATCCTTTGTTGGAATAAGATCAATCATCAGTAAAAATCCAgtaaaaatccaaaataaaactCCAAAGGCACtcgtgtacagtgtttactgtttctCTAGCAGTGACTAGATGTCAGCAGTAAATAAAGCCTGTTGGGTTGGGAAGTCAGCAGTCAAAAAACCTTTCTGTGTGGGTTGTTGATGGTGAAACTGTAAACAATACCATGAATAGATAATGTGCTCAGTAGTCAAtgatcagatttttatttatttccagtgTGTTAACTGCAGAAGGGTTAACTTACAACACTAACAAGTGCAGGTTTTCAAATCTGCTGTCAAAATTTTCAAGCATTTCTAATGAATCATGCTTTGGAAGTTTGGTAAGTTTTTGTCCTTATGAACTCTGAACTCTTGCCTGGTATTGTATGGTGAAGTGGTGGTTTAAGTGGTGCCTCATTTGGTTCAGGCTGtgtttcaagccccagcactgccaggTTGCCACCGTTGATCCATTggtccttaaccctccctgTTCCAGGAGTGTTTCATGCCTGAGATGATGCCAACGCTAATTCTGCCTAACCAGAAAGACAATTACTAATAAATATGGTGCTCAATGGCATTGCTAACTAATACCCAGTTTAGAAAAAAGGCAGCATTACCTAGGCAGGATTTATCTGTTCAATATAAATTCAGATGataaacaaatttaataaagtgcattaaataatttcttttaaaatgcatGGAAGTGTATTAATGAATTTGCATTTCAAGTTGCATTTTAGTTCATGACAGTGAAATAATTAAGATAACTTCTATAAAAGTAAAGTGTTTGCTGTATACAGAAGCTGTTTTTGGCATACGACAAACGCAGAACACTCGTAAAGTAATAAGGCTTTAGTGAAGCGCTTCAGACATTTGTTTACTGCAACTCATGGAAAATCACAAATCTCTGTGATGCTAGCAGTCTTCCTCATACAAACTAGCTCACTGAATTCCCCCTTATTCTCCAACCTTTGGACCCATTAAGACTAAGTTCTATAGACTACTATTATGAAGCAGTGCCAGCGTTGGATGTCGTGGCAGCATAGAGGGTATTTTATAAAAGATCTGCTGCAGATAGACAGCATGGGCTGAAACATTGACTGCTACATGAATCAAAATCAATACACTTTTCACATGTactaaaagaaataatgaatcaattttcacctttaaaatactttaaaattcTTTATTCATGGTAGCATAGAAATTGTTGTATGGTTAAAGATGGGAGGAGAAATGATCATATCTTTATCAACAGAGTGCTACATTTCAATAGATAAATCATATTGGTCAAAATGAATACAGTAGTTTGTATAAATAGTGTGTCTCCTATCTGAATCAAATGTTTcttattttagatcattttcatgttttacatttacagtttaacAGAATTATGGTCACCCACAATACAGGCAACATTTGGGAACGTTGTAAACTGTCTAATGTCTCAGTCACACAACAGCACACAATGTTCTTGAATACGACTCAGATACAGCTTATTGCGTTTTGTACTTGAACCAGATACACCTCACTATTTCTTCCCAGCCTCCATACTCCTCCTTCATACACCCTACATGGTCTCTCTGCTCTTGTGCACCACTTTAAACAGCACTGATTTGAATCCTCATCCTACTGTTTACTTACTACTtactaatattaaaataaacatctgtGTACTCATTTTTTGTGCTGTCAATGTGTCAGTTCTGTGCAGGTCCATTGTGTGATAAAATAGTCGCTTACAGGCCACCGTAGTGTTTACCCTGCTCTTACTAAATGcactattatttcattttattatcaaGTAAAATTATTAAAGCTTGCACTGTTTGTAAGGTTTcaaaactgaattatttttcaTCGCTATATACATAGGCACTAGATACATGACTGAGGTCTGTGAGCACACCAGCACAGATTACTGCCACTCATTCTCCCTCCGTCCACTATTCAAAGAGAAACAAAGGGTTATTGGGTGCTGTCCCCTCCCCACCTTCACCCTCTTTAATCATTTCCCTTTAATCTTTACCTCAGCATCTCTAAATCCTttcagattttgttttgttctggcCTTGTTTTGATCGAGACAGAGACACTCAAGTTTATAAATCCCTAATCATATCACATGTGCATCTGTCTCTTGTTCATTTGCTCTCTCATCctgcctctttctctttcttggtCAGCCGTGATGGTTGGCCCATTGATTGAAGTTGCAGGCAAGGTCATTATCTACTGAATGTCTAACGAAGATTTAGAAATAGTCATTTCTAACACAATGCTCATAAATTAAATATGGTGTAAAACGGGGGTAATGGTCAATTTaatgatgcattaaaaaaactgcGCTTCCTaagctttttatattttgaatgaAAAGGTGATGAAAAATGtcttgtgagtgtgtatctttAATGCAACCACTCTTTGCTTACATATATagtatactacagtacactatcaTTATACATTACACAGTTGTAGCAACATGTAACCCTAGATTTTGTTCCTGTTTGCTGGAGACAAACTAGCCTGCtcctgatttttttctctctgtttgttaTGGTCCTGCACAAACAGCAAAAAGCCCATAAAACTCACACTGTTATCTCTGCCTGAGCACTTTTGTTCCATGGTAATGATTTTTAGTGCTTCAGACCAGCAtggctctgtgttttgtgtaataAATGCATTTAGATAGAAATAGCAAAAGCGGCTTTTTTGCACCCAGGTACAATAATGTGAATGTGCAGTTAGTGGTGAGCTGCATGTAATGCATTATTACTGCTTAGCTTGGCTGAAAAGCTAATACAGGACACTACTTTATACAATTTGTCAGCAGACCTGAGCTCAAAAGAGCCTGTTGCTATGCAAGACTCACCACATTTCCATGGTGATGTGTAGATGGAATTAGCAAGCTATACAGGAGCCTCCTCAGTTTTACTGGAAGACTGATGTGTTAATGTCACACAATTATGAAAATCATATGAAACCCTGatttctcatttatatttatattgttcatttttttttagaaacaatgTATTGTAAGCTATGTTATTACCTAAAAACAGTTAAATTGAATACTGAATTATTTGTTATTGACTTCAGtttcaaagtgtgtgtgatgatcatAATTTGCCCAAAATTctcattaaaaaaggaaaaaatcaaatctaatacattttaaatatttccccAATTACCAGATCCAATTTACAACAAAATGGTACCTTCTTTGGGCTTATATTTTCACCCATCAGCATTAATATGGCTTAGTTTAAATGTAACACTTCTAGAACAGAGACCATGTTTTTTATACCATGATATGACATGAGAAAATGCACATGTTCAGAGTCTTAGTCACTCCTCTGGGATCTGTCCAGGTATCCTGGCACCATGGTCCAGGGTATTTCTGGGACTGGACTTGGCGCAGCTGGACCTGGTGGTCTCAGTCTTGATGCTGGTCCTCTGCAGGAACTGCAGGAAGTTCTCCTGGATGGAGCCTTCATGACTAGAGCCTCCAAATTCCACAGGTCTGTTGGATCTACAGCACTTCCTCAGCTTTATGAGTTCCTCTCGAATCTGCCTATTGAGCAGTCCATAGAAAAATGGGTTCACTGCGAATGAGGAGTATGCCAACCAGGTGACAATCTCCTCTACATCTCCTGGACTCTGGAGTGGTGCTGTGATGGACATGTGAAGGTGGAAGCAGAAGTATGGAAGCCAGCAAAGCAGGAACTGCCCCACAATGACTACAAGTGTGAGGGCAGCCTTTCCTCCTCCAAATACCCTCTCAGGGGACAGTCTCTGAGGCAGACTCCGTGTAGTAGTAATGATGGTAGTCTGACTGTTAATGGAATCTGAGCGACACTTAGCTGGATTAGAGGGCCAGGGGGCCATGGGAACATGCTGTCTTGCGGCTGAGCGTGCCACCTTGTAGACGCTACAGTATACAGCAAAAATCACGACTGCAGGAACTAGAAAACAAATCATACTGAAGAGAATGGCAAACACTTTCCTGAGACGACTATGACTCCAGTGCAGAGAGCAATGGGTAGCTGCAATGGAGCTTTGATTCCCATATGCTGGCCAACCGAGTAAGGTAACAAGCGCTAAAAGCAAAGATTTCACCCAAATTAATACCATGACTCCAACAGCCAAGTGTATCGTCATCTTTACCTCATAGCGCATAGGATGAACAATGTAATAGTAACGTTCCACACTAATGGCAGTTACAGTAAGAATAGAGGCACAGACCAGAAACACATTGAGAAAGATGTAGACTTGGCACTCCAGGACTGTAAATGTCACAGTACTGAAGAACGGAGAGCTCGATACTATTCCAAGAGGCATCAGTAATATGGCACAGAGCAAATCCACTGCACAAAGATGGCACACAAATGCATATTTCTTCGTGTGTGGAGCTCGGGCAATGGCCAAAATAACTCCAGTGTTGCCAAGCAGGGCTGCAAGGTTAAGGGTCACCATGCCAAATAACCCCACTAGATGTTTAATTTGGGACTCTGAGTGGATGACCTCCTCCATGCTTGGTAGGGTAGGCTTTGTGGGTCTCCAATGGCTCGATGTATCATTTGGAGTTGTGTGATTGGCCAGGAATCCTGGCCCAGATTTCTCCATAATTCAGTTTGTATGCTACATCAAGGTCCACCGTCGCCAAGTATTGGATTTCCTCTGATTTTTAGCTGTATTTCtaaggaaaaaaaggaacaaaagaaaacaaaggatAGCTGTGGTATCATGTGTTGTAGttgttttaacattaaatatattttaaaaatctaaaataaacttACTAAAATTATTGCAAATGATTCACAATTTTATggttaaaggtttttttttttgcattctaaTGTATTATGAGGAATATCAATTGAATTATCTCAAAAATTCAAGTTTAAAGAGTCTTAGTTATAATTAATGAGCttcatatttcatttcacttGACCATTACAAAACCTGGACATCTTTATCAtcagaaatatttgtttttatctcaGCCTGGATATACGGCTTATTCATTGACTGAGATCAATGCAGCTGATTTGTTTTCTTATGCAAATTACGCTAGCCCATCTCACACTTCACAGATGCACCGACTACACTGATCCTAAATAAAActgattaattaaaattatgtttaaaaataatataattaatatctaATTCAGAAGCAGTCTGCTCCTGTTTTTCCAGCTAATGTAAATTAAGAGTTgattaaagcaaatatttagtttcattttgttttggtgGTTCAGCCATAACAAGCTCCAGCTGAGCGTTCAGGTAATCAATCACTTCTCAAAAGTGGTGTGTTTTTCTTAATTAAGAAATACAAAATGGAAAATTGCATACCTGCAGGAACCATAGTTGTTTTTATTCACCCAGAGAGAACAGCAGAATCCACTTCTTACTTAAGGTGGTATAGATCACAGACTGCTTGCTGCTTTGAATAAGTCAACATTATCCAAAAGACAtgacgctcacacactctcatttctCTCCTTCCAGATGTGTTAACCAGCTTGTGTCTTTTGGGAAGATTTCTTGTCATCAGATCCAAGAACTGAGATGTGGATCAGTTACAGTCTAGTCTTCCTTGGGGCCCAGGTGAGAGAAGAGGAAGCCACCACCTCTTTTGCCTGCCTCCACCGTTGTTCATCAATACATGCACCACTTAAGTTGATGTCTTAATAGAAtgctccctctccctctctgtgtgtgtgtagggctgTGACTGTTACACATTGTATTCCATGGTCCGTCCCCCCCTCTTCTGATAAACATACACATGCTCCTCTGTCCTCAGGAGTAGCTGTACTCCCCTGGGTCCTACTATACACCCGTTCACAGGAAtcaatatatgtttaaaaaaaaaaaaaaaaaaaaaaaggttttaaaggtttaaaagttATAACTTAAAAATATAAGTTATATTGATTACCAATATAATACAGCACATTAGAGAACCATCAAGCAAGAAAGTATTCTGAATGGTTAAAGGATCTTTACTAGGGACACATGGAGTGTAAGATAACTAGAATTTGAATATTTTGATCATTCATTTTAGTCAAACTATATTTGTTTGCAAAGCACCAAGTACAAATATTTTAGTACTGTAAATTTACTTATCCGGGGatatttttaacattacatttacagcattttggtatacgctcttatccagagcaacttacacttacactctcAATTATACAGCAGAGCAATTAAAGTTTAAGaaccttgcttaggggcccaggagtggcagcttggcagccCTGTGGTTCAAGCTCTCGACCTGCCCATCAGTAGgttaacatttttaaagtgcTTTGTAGTCTTTAACATCATGCAAGTTCAATTCATTAATGTCTAAGGAACCCTTTccaaacagcaaataaaaatgcattcttaaaaatgtaaacatttaaataagtgCTCATTTAATTATTTGGTGAAGTAACAGTTCATTCCACTATCTGGGGGTCAGAACAGGAATGTTTCCTGATGCGCGTTGAGGGATGGTGGGTCCAGTCAAAGCCTCTCCTGGAGCAATATAGGATATTGTATATGTGAAAGAAACTACTTGActattatagtatataataaCCAAATGCTAGAGGTCTCGAGAGCTACTAGAGAGGTTACAAGTGATAGTCTTTTCTCGATAAGCCTTGTCTCAGGGTTTCACTAGGCATATGAGGTAAATCAATATATGTAAATCAATTCTGAGACTTTCAACAGTGACACCTACTGGATACTGCAATAAAACCACAGGCCTATATTTAagcacaattatttattttccacctGGTGAGTTTCCACAGAAAGACATTTACCCAAGGCACTCTTAAGAACATGAGATTCTtcaatatcatttattataacaAAGTGCATTTAGACTAGGCAATATAGTGGACTTCAAGCAAGCATCAAAGATAACATTATCCATATTATATAACTAGTGCAATATGCAGGCTGCATAAGTAGTGCCAGTTTGGAGCActttcaaaaacaaacattgtagTTACTGATCTCtgtaattaatataaaagatgatgcattataaatgtctacaaatttttttttttttttttctgataacACATCTGATAACatttcaaagaaaaaagattgGAATCCTGGGCAAATATTTTCAAGGTGTACATAGAAAGACCGAGACTCTAAAGCACTCTGATTAGATACTATGTTGGTTTTCTTAGAATTAGTTGGATATCATGAGGTGATaagtattttatacatttaaggAGCTACATaatgtaaagtaataaaaataaatgctttaaatgtattattccCTTCCATTTAATTGTTGATTGCTTCATCTATTAATTACCTAGTATTTATTTCAAGATGAATAAAGGCCCTTTCTTACTGCAAACATTAATGGATACAGTGATACCCAATACAATCGAGAAACAAGAATATCTTAgacaataaagttaaaaaaaaaaaaagaccacatATTTAACCTGGAAAGGTTAAAAAGAAAGTAAGGATAGAAAACTAATACAGATCAGTCCAATACTAATACAGATCAGGACTTCTTTATATATTGCAAACATCAGTTCCACATGGAGTATATTAGTAAGTGCACTATTCAGCTGTAATGGTTACACAGACAAGCATTCAAACagattctaaaataaaagaaaggcaCTCA
This window harbors:
- the gpr61l gene encoding probable G-protein coupled receptor yields the protein MEKSGPGFLANHTTPNDTSSHWRPTKPTLPSMEEVIHSESQIKHLVGLFGMVTLNLAALLGNTGVILAIARAPHTKKYAFVCHLCAVDLLCAILLMPLGIVSSSPFFSTVTFTVLECQVYIFLNVFLVCASILTVTAISVERYYYIVHPMRYEVKMTIHLAVGVMVLIWVKSLLLALVTLLGWPAYGNQSSIAATHCSLHWSHSRLRKVFAILFSMICFLVPAVVIFAVYCSVYKVARSAARQHVPMAPWPSNPAKCRSDSINSQTTIITTTRSLPQRLSPERVFGGGKAALTLVVIVGQFLLCWLPYFCFHLHMSITAPLQSPGDVEEIVTWLAYSSFAVNPFFYGLLNRQIREELIKLRKCCRSNRPVEFGGSSHEGSIQENFLQFLQRTSIKTETTRSSCAKSSPRNTLDHGARIPGQIPEE